One Pleuronectes platessa chromosome 20, fPlePla1.1, whole genome shotgun sequence DNA window includes the following coding sequences:
- the LOC128425637 gene encoding suppressor of cytokine signaling 6, producing MKKISLKTIRKSLNIKGKEEGDFVMLQQPSVTPEFSKEESLFGGCYTKDPAGCDLGLEEDKGGQNKGRSKSESLMGSLKRRLSAKQKAKVKGGSSAIGSVDDDDTFSSSSVPISFTEGKAQRPLRSASLRSHHYSPSPWPLRSVNSDDSCIKMEVKVKAMVHSPSPSPSLNGVRKEFHDFQMEGLFQDQAESLKHLQQPQNGELHLNIDENDVPVVLGLTPQDYIQYTMPLDEGMYPEGSHSFCLDSSSPMEVVAEADNGSLHTDQGQEEHELVCEMPPDLFMETSVNSLLIGSAGVMLQSSRVEVPPPLSPLLPPMISNGHFPRTFSGFSSSDSQVAERVRHHLNFDPNSAPGVSRVYESVQRSGPMVVTSLTEELKKLARQGWYWGPITRWEAEEKLVNLADGSFLVRDSSDDRYLLSLSFRSQGKTLHTRIEHSNGRFSFYEQPDVEGHTSIVDLIEHSIRDSENGAFCYSRSRLPGSATYPVRLTNPVSRFMQVRSLQYLCRFVIRQYTRIDLIQKLPLPNKMKDYLQEKHY from the coding sequence ATGAAGAAGATAAGCCTTAAGACCATCCGCAAGTCCCTCAACATTAAGGGCAAAGAGGAGGGTGACTTTGTCATGCTCCAGCAGCCCTCGGTGACTCCAGAGTTTTCGAAGGAAGAGTCACTTTTTGGGGGCTGCTACACCAAAGACCCCGCTGGCTGTGACCTTGGTTTAGAAGAGGACAAGGGGGGTCAGAATAAGGGCCGCTCAAAGAGTGAGAGCCTGATGGGATCACTGAAGAGGAGGCTGTCTGCCAAGCAGAAGGCGAAAGTGAAAGGTGGCTCCTCTGCTATAGGCTcagttgatgatgatgacaccttctcatcctcctctgtgcCGATCAGCTTCACCGAGGGGAAAGCCCAGAGACCCCTTAGATCTGCATCCTTACGAAGTCACCATTATAGCCCCTCACCGTGGCCTCTGCGATCAGTCAACTCTGATGATTCCTGTATTAAGATGGAGGTAAAAGTTAAAGCCATGGTTCACTCACCCAGCCCCAGTCCCAGCTTAAATGGTGTCCGGAAAGAATTTCATGATTTCCAGATGGAAGGGCTCTTTCAGGATCAAGCAGAATCCTTAAAACATCTACAGCAGCCTCAAAACGGTGAGCTGCATCTAAACATTGATGAAAATGATGTGCCTGTGGTGCTGGGGTTGACTCCCCAGGACTACATTCAGTACACAATGCCTTTAGATGAGGGAATGTACCCGGAAGGGTCCCACTCTTTCTGCctggacagctcctctcctaTGGAGGTGGTGGCTGAAGCAGACAATGGGTCCCTCCACACAGACCAGGGACAAGAGGAACATGAACTGGTGTGTGAAATGCCTCCGGATCTCTTCATGGAAACCTCAGTTAATAGTCTTCTCATCGGTTCCGCTGGTGTAATGCTCCAAAGTTCCAGAGTAGAGGTCCCgcctcccctctctccactcCTGCCACCCATGATTAGTAATGGACATTTCCCGAGGACGTTTTCTGGGTTCAGTTCTTCAGACAGCCAGGTAGCTGAGCGAGTAAGACATCACCTCAACTTTGACCCAAATTCAGCTCCAGGGGTCAGTCGGGTGTATGAGTCAGTCCAGAGGAGCGGGCCAATGGTCGTAACCAGCCTgacggaggagctgaagaagctgGCAAGGCAGGGCTGGTACTGGGGCCCCATCACACGCTGGGAGGCAGAGGAAAAGCTAGTCAACTTGGCTGATGGCTCATTCCTGGTCCGAGACAGCTCAGATGACAGGTACCTGCTCAGCCTAAGTTTCAGGTCACAGGGCAAAACCCTCCACACCCGCATCGAACACTCCAACGGGCGCTTCAGCTTCTACGAGCAGCCCGACGTCGAGGGACACACGTCCATTGTCGACTTAATCGAACACTCtatcagagactcagagaatGGAGCCTTTTGCTATTCCAGGTCTCGATTACCAGGGTCTGCAACCTACCCAGTCAGACTAACCAACCCAGTGTCTCGGTTTATGCAAGTGCGCTCCCTGCAGTACCTTTGTCGCTTTGTCATTAGACAATACACAAGAATAGACCTAATCCAGAAACTGCCCTTACCTAATAAGATGAAAGATTATCTGCAGGAGAAGCACTactga